The Roseimicrobium gellanilyticum sequence CATGGAAACCAGCAGTTCCACCAGGGTGAAGCCACGCATTGTCACCACTCGCCTCGATGATCCGGGGGGCGCATTCATAGCAGGGTTAGTTAGACGCCACCGGCTGGTTCACCGCGTATTTGTCCATCTGCGCTACGAGGGTCTGCGCCTTGCGACAGGATTCCGGTTTGGCCAGGGCCGCAGCAGGGTTCGGACTTTCCGTCATGAGCATCTGCACGGACTTCAGCCGCGGATTGGTCTGCTGCATGCCCGGCAGCGTCGGCGCGTCGCTCACGGTGACTCGCACGGTGAAGATGGCACTGGTGTCGCCGTCTTTGACGCGGGTCCCCTGGCCGTCAAAGATGTAGTCCTTGCTTCCACCGCTATTCTGCTGTTGCAGCACCTCGCTCCACTCCCGCATACGATAGTCTGCGGCGATCGCCTGCACAATGCGAGCCTCAGCGGCCACGTTGGAGGACTGGCGGAGCGCATCCAGAGAAAGAGGAATCATTCCCACGAGGGTGACGATCACAGAGGCGGCGATACCCACGGCAACCGCTGTTTCCGCGAGTGAGAATCCCGCCTGGTATTTTTTTGAGGCAGGTGATTGGGGTTTCGTATTCATGGCGCAAAAGTTTTTCTTCCGATCACGCGGAAGCGGTAGTAGTCGTCCAGCGAACCGTCCTGGTCCGGATTGGCGATAAAGTCGGGCAGGCTGGGATCATTGGGATCCAGATAGCGCTCGATGGTGGCGGATCCGCGCTGCTCGGCGGAGATGGTGTCCGTCTCTTCATCCCATTCGGCGGGCCCAGTGGAGCGCGCTTTCTTGAGCACCTGCACACGGTAGTGCACCTGGTAGATGTTGGACTTGGTGGTGAGGCGCGGGTAGAGCTGGTTATAGGGGGACTCACGTGTGTTGTCGCCCGTAAGCTCGAAGCCATCTTTCTGGGTATTGAGGTTGCCATTCCACCACTCAGTCATGTCATCGTAGCTGGGAGACTTGCTGGGTTTGCCGTCGGATCGCGGATAATAGGGCGAATCCCCAGAGCCGGTCTTGGTCTTGGGTTTGGGCACCAGAAAGATGTCGCAGATCTCCGACGCGGAGCGGAAGATGTCGCCCTGTTCGAAGCGACGTTGGAGGCCCTTCACCGTCTCCTCCGCGTTTACCTCGTAGACGGTGTCGTATTTCAGCCAGTGTTCCCAGCTCTTGTAACACTCCTCCAGTTGGGATGCGGTGACGGCCAGCGTGGTGCCGTCCTTGACCCAGGCGATTTCATAAGGAAGTGCGCTGATCCTGACGCTACGCAAAGCAGCGTGCAATCCGGTGGCACGCTGAATGTAGGCGAAGGGCATGATCTGGCTGTTCATGTTGATCTTGCCCGCCGTGGAAAGCGGCTCGCTGATGGCATAGGGTTCCACGACCGGCATCCAGAACAGATCCAGCATCAGGTGATCGCGTGGTGCTTTGAAGCCGTAGTGATCCGTCTGGGCCGGGTCTGCGGTCGAGGCGCGGGACCGTGAAGGTGGATTAGGACAGAAGAGAAGCGTCTGCCACGGACTCACCTTGTTTGAATTTGCCGGGATGGGATGGATTCCCGTAGGCAGGGATCCGAAGGCTACAGCGGAGCAGATCTGGCGGTTGGGAGCGTAGACTCTGCCGGAATTCTCCTCAGTGAATCCATCACGGGCGAAGTAGCCATTTCTGACACCCGTGTTTCCTGTCATGCCCGTGTCATCCGGCTTGTTGATGTAGGGGCCATCTTCGATACGTCCCATACCATTGTCCCAGTCTCCTGGGCGACCTGCACCGATGGCATTATAGGCGCCATCCAGGCGGTAAGGCGTAGCAGGCTGGCAGTCCTGCCAGTAGGGCACGTCTTTGAGGAGGCCATACGGCTTGTCGATCTTGGTGGGTGAGGTGATCACATAGCCCGCCATCTGCCAGGTGTGCTGCCTGCCTTTCGTGTTGGGAGTGATGTAGGAAGCCGCAAAGCCCCGGCCGTAGTGACCTGACCACGACGTGCCTGAGTGGCGCAGGGATTGAGCCTCCTCCTTGGTGTCGCTGTCGTAGTCCGCGTGCTTGGTATAGTAGTCCTGGCTGATCTCGCGCATGGCACACATCACCCTGAAGTCGCCCTTGGCCGGACTGGTGGCGCTGGTCACCACAGAGCGGGCGGTGTCACCGAGCACGATCAGATAGTTCTGGGGATCATTCTTTCCGAGTCGCTGTTGCAGATCCATGTTCGCCATGGAGACGGTCCAGTCCTTGCTGGGGTCGACCCCCGAATCCACCCGGACGCGCGGGACGGGCCAGCGGCCAGTGGGGGTGGGGAAATTCAACGTCGCCGTCTGGATGAGTGTCTTGTCATCCAATTGACCGGGCGGGCCGGCGCCGAGGTGAATCTCCACCGTGATGGGACCTCCGGTGAACTGAAAATTCGGGTTATCAGACACATCCACTTCCTGGCTCACAAAGGGGAAGGAATTCGTCTCATCCGCACCTGATCCGCCCACGGCCACGGTCTTTGCCGTCTTGTTGGCCTTGAAGAATTGGGCGTGCATGGAGGTGTACGCCGTGGAGTGTCCTCCATCGAAGGTGGATCCTGCGGGCACCCAGGAGCGGTTCACCGCGGCGGAGGGGAAACCCAGGGGTTTGCCATTGGCCTTCCAGCTTTCCAAACCCTTGATGCGGTAGCGCACATTGGGAGTGTAAGGCGGCATACCCACCACCGGGGTGAACGGCTGCAACACCAGAAAGGCCCGCATCTTCTTCGTTTTGTCCGCCCTGTTATCCTTGGGAGCCTTGTCGAGGGGCTGTGCCGGTGTCGTGGTAGTATCCATCTCCACCTCGGTGGCCATGAATACGACGGAGGCCTCGATGATCGTGGGGTAGCGGCCAAAGGCCTTGAGTTTCGTGCCGAAAGACTCGGTGCTGGTACCCGAGGCGACGACCGGCACCGCGGAAGCCTCCGCGAGAAAGGAGGCATTGAGCCCGGTGTAGGCACGAGGAGGAATGTAGTGGTACTTCGGCGTAGTGTACGGATTGGAGGCATTCACCCCCCAGCGAACCAGATCGAACATGGAGAGCAGGATCTGATTGCGGTTCAGTGCACCATACTTCTCATCAAATGTGGCCGCGCCGAAGCCGGGCACGCCCTTCTTCGTGAGTGTCTGGAGATAACCAAACACCTTCTGGTTTTGCGAGAGCGCGAAGTCCTCCGTGGGGCTCTGGGATGAACCTTGCTTGGTCGAGTTGTTCTCCCACGTGGAGGCGCGCTGGAAGCAAGCTGTCTGCCCGGCGGCAGTGGTGCAGAAGGCCAGCAGCTTGTCCTTGGCGGTGCGTTTGGTTGTCTCTGCCTGGATGGGCCAGAGGGATACTCGCGGACGGTTGAAGACATTCACCTCCGGCGAGCGGCTGTGTGCGGTGAGAAAGAAGCGGCTCATCTGCAGATCCGCTGCATCTACCGCACCGCCGGAGGGGTTCACCGCGCGCTGGGCCGTGCCGGTGTTGAAAGTGGAACCATAGAAAAACTCGTCCACCGAGGTGAAGAGCCGCTCACGCTTCACAGGAAGGCCGTCGGCATTGGTGGGCGTCTCCGTACCTCCGCGTGTCCCTTCGCCCGCGAGACCTGGATTGGTCCTGGGAATGAGATCGTAGATGCTCTTCAGGTAAGTCTGGTAGGCGGACTTGTTTCCGACGGTGCCATCGTTCTGCACAATCGGAAGCTGGGGTTTGTAGCGGTCGTCAAAAGCCTGGAGCACCGTGCTGAGGCACGTCATGGCCGGATGACCCGGAAAGCGCTGGAATTCATTCTGCGCGGGAATGTAGTAGGCGAAGTTCCGATCAGACCAGCCTGCGGCCCTGGGAACATCCCAAGGCGTGCCCTCGGCAGCGGTGTTGAGGTTGACCTTGCAGCTTTCATCATCCGTCCAGAAAGCAATGCGACCGACGATGGGATTGGCCCTGGTGACAACGCCTTCATCAAACGTGGCTTTGTCCCCTGCCCCGCCATTGGGAACCACCAGCCGTCCATCCTGCAAGACATAGAGCCAGCGCACCGGCATGGGCAACGGCTGCTCCGAGGTGCTTCCTGGAACGGGTATGGTGTTTGAGAGGCCGAAGCCAGCGACCTTCCCAGTCTTGCTGCCGCCCGCAGCATCCTGGAGTGCGGATGCATCCAGAATCGGATAGACGCGCCTGGTATTTCCCTCGCCATTGATCTGGGCCACTGGCTCATTCAGGTCCGTGAATTGCGCTCGTGTCTCCTTCCATTTGCTGAGTGTATCCGCCTCGGTTGCGGCGTTGAAACGCGTGCCTTCTTCCGACATCTTGTCAGAAGAATAGAGCCGCCATGCGGTCTCCAGTCTGGAGCGGCCGCCCGGTCCTCCTGACTCCGTGCCGAACACGCGAATCATACCGGGCTGTGACGCCCACGACTTCGTCATCCCCAGACCGGAAGTTGCCTGCCGGATCTGCCCCATGATGATGCTCACGGGCATGTCCGAGAGGGTGCGAACCTGGGAGGACTGGCTGAACGCGGATGAGGAACGCGTCTCGGACGACCCCATCGACAGAAGCGCGAGCACCAGCACCATGAGCAGGGCCATGATGGCGAGCACCATGACAATCGCCATGCCGGATGGCCGCAAGCGCCTGGATATGAATTGCTGTTTCATCGTGGTATACGACTTTCTAGTACAAACTAATACTACATAGTACTCACGGGCGGCGGCGACGCAGGACGAGGAGCGCGAGGCCACCCAGCAGAAGAAGAGCCCGGTCAGGCTCCGGCACGACAGCCACCGCGATGTAAAACCCACTGGCATCTGTGGAAGTGATCCAACTGAGTCCCGAATCCAGCGAGGGAAGGTCCAGTGTGGTGAAGCCGCCCGTAAACTTTGTGGCCTCGGTGACACCAGACCAGTCGAGCAACTGCCACTTGTCCCCTGCCGCCCAGTCCGTGGCGGAGAAGGTAGTGGTATCCGTGACCTTCAGCGTGCCGCTGAGAACAATACTGGTATCGCTGAAGAGGAGAAGCTGGTCATTCGATTCTGCGGAATTCTCGCCACCGAGATTGTCGTAGATATCAAAATCCAGCGTGCCCAGGAGAGAAATGGTTCCTGCGCCGCTGGTGGCGACACTCAGGTTCTCCGCTGTGATGTCTCCCGGACTACCAACTTCGAGCACGCCACCGCTATTCACGGTGATGTTCTGCGTGCTGGTGATCAATCCCACCGTGCCCGTACCCCCGAGGCGCCCGCCGGAGACCACCACCACATTTCCCGAACCGGTCGCAGAGCCGGCAGTGTTGTTCGCCCGCAGCGTGCCTGCATTCACCGAGGTGCCTCCGGCATAAGTATTGGCACTGGTGATGGCGACGGTGCCCGACGTGGTCTTCGTCAGCGCTCCGCTGCCACCAAGGGTACCGCTCACCGTGCCGCTCTGCACTGCATAGGAGGAACCTGTCAGCACGCCAGTGGTGCCGGTGATGGTTCCGCTCATCAGCATGACCGTGCCCACAGTGTCGCTGTTAACACCCACATCCAGCGTGCCGCCGTTCACAGTGACCGCACCTGAGTCCACAAGGGTGTCCGTGACGTGGCCGAGCGCGAGTGTGCCTTCGTTTACCGTGGTGCCTCCCGTGTAGGTGCTGGTCCCGGAAAACGTCAGCACACCCGCGCCGACCTTGGTGAGACCGCCACTGGTGTTGGCGGCCAGACTGATGGTGCCGGCCATCGCGGCGGTGGTGGCACCACCGCCGTGGAGGGTTACGGTCAGCACATCACCATCCGCATAGCCGGTGCCGGGATTGGTGATCACAAAGCCGGTGACGACCCCGTTGACGACCGTCGCAATCGCCGTGGCTCCGCTGCCGGAACCGCCGCTGAGGACCACCACGGGCGTGTCGACATATCCGGAGCCACCATCGATCACAGCGATGGAACTCACACCGCTGCCGGAGGGAGCCTGCAGAGCCTGGGAGACCGTGATATCGGAGCCACCGGAGTCAATCTTCGCGCCACCGGCATGGACGTAGGCGTTCGTGAGGCCTGTCATGAAGGTGGCGTTGGTCGCGTTGGCCTTCAGGGTGCCTCCGTTGAAGTTGAAGGTCCCTGTGCCCGCACCCTTGTTCACCCGGTTGGTGGTGATGGTTCCGCCAAGAAGATTTACGGTGCCATTGCCGCTGGCCAATTGTCCCAGGGTCAATCCATTCGTGGCAAGATTGACGCTCGCCGAGCCGGACACGTTCAGGGTCCCCAGCCCATTCTCACCCACGTGCATGCCTCCGCTGCCACTCGTCGCAGTAAAGGTTCCCGTGCCACTGGCATTGTACACGCCGATAGAGCCGGAACCGCCTGCACCGATGGTCATGCGGTTCGAGTTGAGCAGGATGTTTCCGCCGCTCTGATTCAGGATGGCGCGATCGTTGTTGAAGCCCACGACAAACCAGCTCGCGCTCGTCACACTGCCGTCGATCAGCGACATGGCGGCAAAGGCTCCAGTGCCGCGGCCCAGATGAAACTCGCTGCCAGTGGTGATGGTGCCGGAGGTCATCTTCACGAAGCCACGGCTGTTGGCGACCGAGCCGACGGCAATGCTGGGGCTCGTGTTCTTGGAGGCATTCAGCGTGCCGCCCTCGATCGAAAGCACCGCGTTGACGTTTGCGGTATTCCCGACAGTGGCCTGCCCAACATTGGCAGTGTTTGCGGCATTGATGGCTCCCGTCAACAGCAGCGTGCCCGCGCTTACCGTGGTGGTGCCGGTGTAGGTGTTCAGGCCCGAGAGCGTGAGCATGCCTCCCCCGGTTTTGATCAAGGCGCCGGTTCCGCTGATGATGCTGGAGAAGGAGATCGCATCGCTGCGGTTGAAGGTAAGCGTACCGTTGTTGGTCACATTCCCGGTGCCAAGCGTTCCGGTTGTACCGCCCGTGCCAACTTGCAGCGTGCCGGCGCTGATGGTGGTAGTGCCTGTGTAGGTGTTGCTGCCGGTGAGAGTCTGCACACCCGTGCCGAGTTTGGTGAGAGACAGGGCGCCTCCGCCCGAGTTCTGAATGATCCCGGCGAAGGTGGTGGTGGCGTTGTTGGCTCCAATGGCCAGCGTCGCCGCGATCGCGGCGGTATTGTCCACCAGCGCGGTGGCTGTGGTGGCAGCCAGTCCATCAAAAGTTTCTTCGTTGCCATTCAAATCAAAAATCCCGCTCGAAGCGATGGTCACATCCGTGGTATCGACAATCTGATTGGCGGCGAGCAGCTGGACGGTATCCGCGCTGCCGACTCCATCCCCGATGGTCAGGGTGGTGCTGGCAATCGCATTCACACCCGCTGTCTTGCCCAGTCGCAGGATGCCGTCATTCACGGTGGTTGCACCCGTGTAGGTGTTGGCCGCCGTGCCGCTGAAAACAAGCGTACCCGCGCCTGTCTTGGTGATGCCAAAGGCCCCGCCGCCAGCCCGGATGTCGCCACCCACAGTGAGCGTGCTGGCCGTGATGGTGAGGATGCGATTGCCCCCCAGATTGACCGTGCCGGTGCCCAGGTTCAGGGCATTGCTACCGGTGAAGGTGAAGTCTCCATTCCACTCCTGCACGTTATTCGTCGCGAGTGTCAGTGCGCTGCCGCTGGTGTTGTCAATCGTGCCGCCATTGATCAAAAAGGTGCCGGTACCGATGGCGGAATTGCTGGAGGAGGTTCCTCCATTATTGAGATTGAGCGTCGTGCCGGCGACCAGGGTGGTGCCGCCGCTGTAGGTGCTGTTGCCGGAGAGTGTCACGGCACCTCCGGTCTTGTTTGCCACGAGAGCGACATTGCCTCCGCCCGAACCATTCGCGATGACACCGCTAAGGTTTGTCGAACCACTGCCAGATCCGCCGAGGGTCAGGGTGAATGTTCCGGATGCCGCGAGTCCAGTCACGTTGCTGCCCACGGTCAGGGCGTTGCTGGAGTTGTTGTTCCAGGGCTGGCTGGCTCCCAGCATGACGGTCGTCGCGGTGATGGAAAGAGCACCCGCGCCGGACTGCTGGTTGATGCCGCCAGCACCCGCAAGGGTCAGGCTGTTGCCGCCGGCGATTCCCACACTGCTGGTGGATGAAACCGTCAGGCTCTTGATGCTTGTGTCCGCACCGAGAGCAGTGTTCAGGTTCGCAGCGCCATTCGCGGCAAAGAAGACATCCGTTGCCGCCTGCGGAAGTGCGCCGGCGTCCGTTCCGCCGGATTGAGAGGAGTCCCAGTTGGTGTTGCCGGAGTTGTTTGTATTCCACAGAGCGTTCACATCCCCCTTCCAGTAGGCACTCAGCGGAGCCGAGGTCGAGAGAGTTACCGCGAGCGTGTCCCCCGTGAGAATGGAGAGACTCAAGTTGAATCCGCCCAAGGTGGAGACGGACGAGGTGAAGTTGCTGAGGCTGATGCCCGCCGCACCGGTAATCAAATTGTAGGTGCCTGCCACGGCGCCGATATCCGCAAAGTTCAGCGTGGTGACGCCGCTCACGTTCAATACGCCACTTGTCAGGGCGAGAAGATCCGCCGCACTGCCAAGATCAAAGCCCAAGGTAGATGCTCCATTGATGGTCAGTCCCGAAGCCAGCGTCAGGGTGCCCGCTGCGCCATTCTGCATGTTGAGAAATGAGCCGCTGTCGAGTGTGAGCAATCCAGCGATGGTGCCGGTGCCAGCCATCGTCGCCCCGGAGGAAACAGTGGCTGTTCCCGCCAGTCCAGAGATTGAGAGCGTGCCGCCGCTTACGTTGGTGCCGCCTGTGTAGAGTGTGGGCGCGCCGAGAGCCAGCGTGCCGGTGCCGGACTTAATCAGGCCACCGGTGTTGCTAGCGGCGAGTGCTGCGGCATAGGACACACTCTGGCCATTGGTGTCGATCCTGATGGCACTCGTGCTGTTGATGATCTTCGCGGAGTAGTCGACGGCGTTGTTGATGCCATGCTGCAGTGTGCCTCCCGTGAAGGTGATGTTACCACCTCCTCCAAGTGCTCCGGCACTATCCAGATGGAGCGTGCCCGCATTGATGGTGGTGACGCCTGTGTAGGTATTCACTCCAGAAAGCGACATGGTGCCCGCCCCTGTCTTGGTGATGCCGACTGCGGCGTTCTGCGTGATGGCGGCATAAACGAGCAGGTCGGTGGCCGCCGCGCCGTCCTCCACAGTAAAGACGACGCTGGTGTTTCCGTTGTCGTTACGGAGATGCAGGCGACCCGCAATGGTCGATGTGGCAGCGCTGGCGAAGGAATTCACCGCATCAGACTGCCCAGCCATCTTACCCAGCACCCAATAGCTGGTGGCGGCGGCGCTGCTGAGGCCTCCGTTGGATGTCATAGTAGCGCCGGTCAGGTTGTACGTGGTGTTGAATCCCTGGTCACCCGCAGCCGTGGTTTCGAGCGTGCCGCCGAGGTTATTGACTGTCGTAATGCCAAGGCCGATGTTGTATCCAAAGGCATTCACTGTGGTGGCTTGCACCAGGGCTCCTGAATTGATGGTGAGTGCTCCGCGAACCGTTCCAGTCCCGTTGTTTGCTCCCGCCAACACCAGGGTTCCGGCGTTGACGATCGTACCACCGGTGTAGGTGCTCTGGCCGGTGAGCGTCAGGGAACCAGCGCCGTTTTTCGCAAGGCCACCGCTCGTGTTTGCCGCGGTGGTGATGGCGTCGGTGCTGACAGAGGTGGTGGCATAGCCTCCGCCGCTGAGCGTGACTGTCGTGGGCGCTACGGTGTAAACACCAGGGTTGGTAATGGTGATACCCGCGAGATTGCCGCTGGCATCAATGGTAGCTACCGCCGTGGCACCGGAGCCGGTGCCGCCGCTGATGGTCACCAGCGGAGCGGTGGTGTATCCAGTCGTGGTGAAGCCGGTTCCAGCCAGAGAAATGGACGAGACACCGGAATCCGTGGGCGCGAGTAGTGCCTGCCCGATGGTGATCGTCTGGCCGTTGGTATCAATGTTCGCGCCTTCACTGTACACATAGGCGTTGGTGAGGCCAGTCATGAAGGCGGTGGCAGCTCCGGTGCTCGCCTTCAGGATACCTCCGTGGAAATTGAAAGTAGCGGTGCCAGATCCTTTACGTACCCGCATCGCATCAATGGTGCCTCCACCCGCTCCTATCGCTCCCAGGTTGACGATGCCGGTGCCTGCCGCAGTGCCAAGGTTTCCACCAATGGTCAGGCCGGCGGAACTTGCACTCCCCCCCAGAGTGGCCAGGCCCGTGCCGGAGACGTTCAGGATGCCGAGGCCGTTTTCACCGACGAAGATGCCGCTGGCAGTGCCAACGGTCTGCGTGTTCGTGAAGCTGCCCGCCGTGATGTTCATCACACCGGTGGTGTTGGCCGTGGCACCCAAGGTGGCTCCGAAGTTGCCAATGGTGCCGATGGAAACCGCACCGCCGTTGATGTTCCAGATGCCGGTGGCGCCGACGGTGGTGATGCCGCTCACAAGGTATCCGCCAATCGTGACGGTCCCGCCGCTGATATTCGCCACCCCGAAGCCAGCCCGCCCAACCCAGATCTCCCGAAGTGTGGCGGTGCCCCCCGTGGTGATGGAGCCGGACGTCATGTCCAGGATGGCCGTGCCCCCCGTGGTGTTGCCCACCACGAACGCCGCATTTCCCGTGAACGACCCGCCGACGAGAATAGAGCCGCCTTCTACCACCATTCGAGCCGTGGTGCCTGAGGCAGGAGTGATGAGGATGTGTCCGGCCGTGTTGCCGGCGTTGATGGAGCCCGTGACCTTGATCGTTCCCAGATTCAGTGTGGTCCTGTCTGTATAAGTACTGGCGCCGCTTAGCGTGAGGGTGCCCGCACCGCCTTTGTTAAGTCCCAAGCCCGCTGCGCCGCCATTCTGCAGGACGCCGGAGAAGGTGTTGTCGACGGCGTTGTTGATGAAGAGCCACCGTATCGCGCCACCGCCGTTTCCAATAGTGCCGCCGCCGGTGAGGCCGGTGGC is a genomic window containing:
- the vccB gene encoding Verru_Chthon cassette protein B, with the protein product MNTKPQSPASKKYQAGFSLAETAVAVGIAASVIVTLVGMIPLSLDALRQSSNVAAEARIVQAIAADYRMREWSEVLQQQNSGGSKDYIFDGQGTRVKDGDTSAIFTVRVTVSDAPTLPGMQQTNPRLKSVQMLMTESPNPAAALAKPESCRKAQTLVAQMDKYAVNQPVASN
- the vccA gene encoding Verru_Chthon cassette protein A, coding for MAIVMVLAIMALLMVLVLALLSMGSSETRSSSAFSQSSQVRTLSDMPVSIIMGQIRQATSGLGMTKSWASQPGMIRVFGTESGGPGGRSRLETAWRLYSSDKMSEEGTRFNAATEADTLSKWKETRAQFTDLNEPVAQINGEGNTRRVYPILDASALQDAAGGSKTGKVAGFGLSNTIPVPGSTSEQPLPMPVRWLYVLQDGRLVVPNGGAGDKATFDEGVVTRANPIVGRIAFWTDDESCKVNLNTAAEGTPWDVPRAAGWSDRNFAYYIPAQNEFQRFPGHPAMTCLSTVLQAFDDRYKPQLPIVQNDGTVGNKSAYQTYLKSIYDLIPRTNPGLAGEGTRGGTETPTNADGLPVKRERLFTSVDEFFYGSTFNTGTAQRAVNPSGGAVDAADLQMSRFFLTAHSRSPEVNVFNRPRVSLWPIQAETTKRTAKDKLLAFCTTAAGQTACFQRASTWENNSTKQGSSQSPTEDFALSQNQKVFGYLQTLTKKGVPGFGAATFDEKYGALNRNQILLSMFDLVRWGVNASNPYTTPKYHYIPPRAYTGLNASFLAEASAVPVVASGTSTESFGTKLKAFGRYPTIIEASVVFMATEVEMDTTTTPAQPLDKAPKDNRADKTKKMRAFLVLQPFTPVVGMPPYTPNVRYRIKGLESWKANGKPLGFPSAAVNRSWVPAGSTFDGGHSTAYTSMHAQFFKANKTAKTVAVGGSGADETNSFPFVSQEVDVSDNPNFQFTGGPITVEIHLGAGPPGQLDDKTLIQTATLNFPTPTGRWPVPRVRVDSGVDPSKDWTVSMANMDLQQRLGKNDPQNYLIVLGDTARSVVTSATSPAKGDFRVMCAMREISQDYYTKHADYDSDTKEEAQSLRHSGTSWSGHYGRGFAASYITPNTKGRQHTWQMAGYVITSPTKIDKPYGLLKDVPYWQDCQPATPYRLDGAYNAIGAGRPGDWDNGMGRIEDGPYINKPDDTGMTGNTGVRNGYFARDGFTEENSGRVYAPNRQICSAVAFGSLPTGIHPIPANSNKVSPWQTLLFCPNPPSRSRASTADPAQTDHYGFKAPRDHLMLDLFWMPVVEPYAISEPLSTAGKINMNSQIMPFAYIQRATGLHAALRSVRISALPYEIAWVKDGTTLAVTASQLEECYKSWEHWLKYDTVYEVNAEETVKGLQRRFEQGDIFRSASEICDIFLVPKPKTKTGSGDSPYYPRSDGKPSKSPSYDDMTEWWNGNLNTQKDGFELTGDNTRESPYNQLYPRLTTKSNIYQVHYRVQVLKKARSTGPAEWDEETDTISAEQRGSATIERYLDPNDPSLPDFIANPDQDGSLDDYYRFRVIGRKTFAP
- a CDS encoding autotransporter-associated beta strand repeat-containing protein: MEKNIISHCGPRIGLPGLASAIVGACVLLLALQPAPAATATWNGTTDAVWGTTTNWNTSLVPGTGDTATFNNAGNGNTNIDLGAGIILNTLLFDTAGAGAYTIGSGAAGSQTLTLDNGGAITINATVTTSQLINAGLVLGNDGTAQLFSITNNSTTGGQLLTLAGGISGSTGAGIKTLAVAGAGNTLISGIISNGTTGTVALTKSDAGTLTLSGVNTYTGGVTLNGGRLNINNAAALGNTATGVLTINGGIINNTSGAAITTTTAKAQTWAGDFTFSGTNDLNFNSGVVTLTGSGSRTVNVSAGTLTVGRMTSVSTGLNVTGPGVLAITTTAASNIGGTLDVATGSTFRFNTGAAAGTTHDFIATGLTGGGTIGNGGGAIRWLFINNAVDNTFSGVLQNGGAAGLGLNKGGAGTLTLSGASTYTDRTTLNLGTIKVTGSINAGNTAGHILITPASGTTARMVVEGGSILVGGSFTGNAAFVVGNTTGGTAILDMTSGSITTGGTATLREIWVGRAGFGVANISGGTVTIGGYLVSGITTVGATGIWNINGGAVSIGTIGNFGATLGATANTTGVMNITAGSFTNTQTVGTASGIFVGENGLGILNVSGTGLATLGGSASSAGLTIGGNLGTAAGTGIVNLGAIGAGGGTIDAMRVRKGSGTATFNFHGGILKASTGAATAFMTGLTNAYVYSEGANIDTNGQTITIGQALLAPTDSGVSSISLAGTGFTTTGYTTAPLVTISGGTGSGATAVATIDASGNLAGITITNPGVYTVAPTTVTLSGGGYATTSVSTDAITTAANTSGGLAKNGAGSLTLTGQSTYTGGTIVNAGTLVLAGANNGTGTVRGALTINSGALVQATTVNAFGYNIGLGITTVNNLGGTLETTAAGDQGFNTTYNLTGATMTSNGGLSSAAATSYWVLGKMAGQSDAVNSFASAATSTIAGRLHLRNDNGNTSVVFTVEDGAAATDLLVYAAITQNAAVGITKTGAGTMSLSGVNTYTGVTTINAGTLHLDSAGALGGGGNITFTGGTLQHGINNAVDYSAKIINSTSAIRIDTNGQSVSYAAALAASNTGGLIKSGTGTLALGAPTLYTGGTNVSGGTLSISGLAGTATVSSGATMAGTGTIAGLLTLDSGSFLNMQNGAAGTLTLASGLTINGASTLGFDLGSAADLLALTSGVLNVSGVTTLNFADIGAVAGTYNLITGAAGISLSNFTSSVSTLGGFNLSLSILTGDTLAVTLSTSAPLSAYWKGDVNALWNTNNSGNTNWDSSQSGGTDAGALPQAATDVFFAANGAANLNTALGADTSIKSLTVSSTSSVGIAGGNSLTLAGAGGINQQSGAGALSITATTVMLGASQPWNNNSSNALTVGSNVTGLAASGTFTLTLGGSGSGSTNLSGVIANGSGGGNVALVANKTGGAVTLSGNSTYSGGTTLVAGTTLNLNNGGTSSSNSAIGTGTFLINGGTIDNTSGSALTLATNNVQEWNGDFTFTGSNALNLGTGTVNLGGNRILTITASTLTVGGDIRAGGGAFGITKTGAGTLVFSGTAANTYTGATTVNDGILRLGKTAGVNAIASTTLTIGDGVGSADTVQLLAANQIVDTTDVTIASSGIFDLNGNEETFDGLAATTATALVDNTAAIAATLAIGANNATTTFAGIIQNSGGGALSLTKLGTGVQTLTGSNTYTGTTTISAGTLQVGTGGTTGTLGTGNVTNNGTLTFNRSDAISFSSIISGTGALIKTGGGMLTLSGLNTYTGTTTVSAGTLLLTGAINAANTANVGQATVGNTANVNAVLSIEGGTLNASKNTSPSIAVGSVANSRGFVKMTSGTITTGSEFHLGRGTGAFAAMSLIDGSVTSASWFVVGFNNDRAILNQSGGNILLNSNRMTIGAGGSGSIGVYNASGTGTFTATSGSGGMHVGENGLGTLNVSGSASVNLATNGLTLGQLASGNGTVNLLGGTITTNRVNKGAGTGTFNFNGGTLKANATNATFMTGLTNAYVHAGGAKIDSGGSDITVSQALQAPSGSGVSSIAVIDGGSGYVDTPVVVLSGGSGSGATAIATVVNGVVTGFVITNPGTGYADGDVLTVTLHGGGATTAAMAGTISLAANTSGGLTKVGAGVLTFSGTSTYTGGTTVNEGTLALGHVTDTLVDSGAVTVNGGTLDVGVNSDTVGTVMLMSGTITGTTGVLTGSSYAVQSGTVSGTLGGSGALTKTTSGTVAITSANTYAGGTSVNAGTLRANNTAGSATGSGNVVVVSGGRLGGTGTVGLITSTQNITVNSGGVLEVGSPGDITAENLSVATSGAGTISLLGTLDFDIYDNLGGENSAESNDQLLLFSDTSIVLSGTLKVTDTTTFSATDWAAGDKWQLLDWSGVTEATKFTGGFTTLDLPSLDSGLSWITSTDASGFYIAVAVVPEPDRALLLLGGLALLVLRRRRP